A section of the Engystomops pustulosus chromosome 3, aEngPut4.maternal, whole genome shotgun sequence genome encodes:
- the LOC140120561 gene encoding speedy protein C-like gives MKRKRGETSPADPLEPAPKRRKMAAFLTHLEDKYTEDLPPTSNEDGRKDLKRKRQETSPPEHQEPAPKQRKIDLAQQQEEMAAFLSLLEDEYITDFLSSDSGRTSSDKYHLATACEYLRRARLPTVQYRHYFFPALYLASQFEEQDADIRTEILFWALEGFWFLEIEHFLRYRNLLFKKIGFKAWVDLDTCHQIMAEDPTHWAWRRERPT, from the coding sequence ATGAAGAGAAAGAGAGGGGAGACTTCACCAGCAGATCCCCTGGAGCCTGCCCCCAAGAGGAGGAAGATGGCGGCCTTCCTCACACACCTGGAGGATAAATACACAGAAGATCTGCCGCCCACATCGAATGAAGACGGAAGAAAAGACCTAAAGAGGAAGAGGCAGGAGACTTCACCACCAGAACACCAGGAGCCTGCCCCCAAACAGAGGAAGATAGACCTGGCACAGCAGCAGGAAGAGATGGCAGCCTTCCTCAGCCTCCTGGAGGATGAATACATCACAGACTTCCTTTCCAGTGACAGCGGCAGGACCTCTTCAGACAAGTACCACCTAGCTACTGCCTGTGAGTATTTGAGAAGAGCAAGACTTCCCACTGTCCAATACAGACACTACTTCTTCCCAGCACTCTACCTGGCCAGTCAGTTTGAAGAGCAAGATGCAGACATCCGCACAGAGATCCTCTTCTGGGCCTTGGAAGGATTCTGGTTTCTGGAGATCGAACATTTTCTCCGTTACCGCAACCTGCTGTTCAAGAAAATTGGCTTCAAAGCTTGGGTAGACCTGGACACCTGTCACCAGATaatggccgaggaccccacacATTGGGCATGGAGAAGAGAAAGACCAACATGA